Below is a genomic region from Sphingobacteriales bacterium.
CTATCACATAAAGTATTATTCCCCTGAGGGGATAAACCTAAAACAATCCATTGATTCCCTGCTTAATAGTGTTAACCTTTCGCTGTCAACCTACATTCCTGAATCTGTTATCTCGAAAGTTAATCAGGCTAACGACTCAGTTCTGGTGGATGAAATGTTCCGCTTGGTTTTTCAAAAGTCAAAAGAAGTGTGGGAGGCTTCATCCGGGGCATTCGACCCGACCGTTATGCCTTTGGTTAATGCCTGGGGCTTTGGTTTCTCAAAAATGAATAATGTTGACAGTAATTTGATTGATAGCTTGTTACAATACGTTGGGTTTGAAAAAGTCAAGCTACATGGAAACCGTCTTATCAAATCCAATCCATATATCATGCTTGACTTTTCAGCCATAGCCAAAGGGTTCGGGGTGGATTGTGTAGCTGAATTACTGCAGTCTTACCACATCAGCGACTATATGGTGGAAATTGGAGGAGAAGTCAGGGTAAGTGGGCTCAATCCAAAAGGCAATAAATGGAACATTGCCATTGAAAAACCTGTTGAAAATCAAACACCAGATCAAATGA
It encodes:
- a CDS encoding FAD:protein FMN transferase; protein product: MKKNRLVLFLLFPLMLSSCSKKEYTFLEGETMGTIYHIKYYSPEGINLKQSIDSLLNSVNLSLSTYIPESVISKVNQANDSVLVDEMFRLVFQKSKEVWEASSGAFDPTVMPLVNAWGFGFSKMNNVDSNLIDSLLQYVGFEKVKLHGNRLIKSNPYIMLDFSAIAKGFGVDCVAELLQSYHISDYMVEIGGEVRVSGLNPKGNKWNIAIEKPVENQTPDQMIDTIFAVTGLSLATSGNYRNFYYKDGVKYAHTINPKTGFPAFNDLLSASVIAEKCIEADAWATAFMVMGKEKSLNILKNQPNLAVFFIYKDENNKERFYSSENLSKFLME